GACAATCCCTCTTCCACAGTATGTCCGGTCTCCGCTTTTATAAGGAAGATTCTCTCAGGCTGCTGGATGGAACAATCATGAGAGGTGGGACGGGAACCAATATGGACGCAATAACCATTACACAGATTCCTCTGATTACAGGTATTATCCTGGGGGCATTCTTCTCCTCTGTTCAGCTTAAAGAGTTTAAAATAAACAGCCTGCCCCCGGGGAAACAGATTTTATCCGCCCTTACAGGTGGTATACTAATGGCTGTGGGTTCCCTGATGGCATCGGGCTGCAATCTCTGGCACATCATAGGGGGGCTGCCGGTTTTTGCATTGCAGAGCATTCTTTTTGTATCCGGTCTTATTCCCGGAGCTTATATCGGGTCTCATATAATTAAGAGGATAATAATCTGATGAACAGATCTTTATCAAAAAAGGAAGACATAAACCTCGATATCAGGGGACAGATATGTCCTGCCTGTCTTCTTATAACCCTGAGAGAAATATGCAACAAAAAACCTCAACTCAAGGAGAAGAGAGCCAGGCTTGTCGTAAGAACCGACCATAGG
The sequence above is drawn from the bacterium BMS3Abin08 genome and encodes:
- a CDS encoding sirA-like protein, giving the protein MNRSLSKKEDINLDIRGQICPACLLITLREICNKKPQLKEKRARLVVRTDHRDATRTIPDAAIAMGYDVNVTKVDNYYEITLEFNDE